The following are from one region of the Silene latifolia isolate original U9 population chromosome 9, ASM4854445v1, whole genome shotgun sequence genome:
- the LOC141601073 gene encoding (R,S)-reticuline 7-O-methyltransferase-like produces the protein MSEEINFPANEALATLLRPAFGFIDAMALKCVVKLGIPDIIHSHGRPISLTQIATQLESNSPGHRCLARVMHVMSRRGIFASTSSLENEILYDLTPSSRLILKDSSNNPSYAPIILMLNDPELLAPLHYLSFTVTDGGVAFEKAHNCSIWEYLAEKEDVNKIFHDGLACTAKIAFRVIATEYKDVFASVQSVVDVGGGTGTTAHEIVKAHPHIKAINFDLPHVIAIAPKYDGVTHVVGDMFKAIPNGDVVILKSILHDWDDDDCVKILKNCRKAVPEKTGKIIIFEQLVQQEGEGPIDDIVYASDLLMIAHTGGGKERTEAQCETLLKIAGFPRYRFIGNPGLPSIIEAYVE, from the exons ATGTCTGAAGAGATAAATTTTCCAGCAAATGAAGCTCTAGCTACATTACTCAGACCGGCATTTGGCTTTATAGATGCCATGGCGCTTAAATGTGTCGTAAAACTTGGCATTCCCGACATCATCCACTCTCATGGTCGTCCGATAAGCTTAACTCAAATCGCCACCCAGTTAGAGTCAAACTCTCCTGGTCATAGGTGTCTGGCACGTGTAATGCACGTAATGTCTCGTAGGGGCATCTTCGCCTCAACTAGTAGTCTTGAAAATGAAATTCTTTATGACTTGACTCCTTCCTCTAGGCTAATCTTAAAGGATAGTAGTAACAATCCAAGCTATGCTCCTATAATTTTAATGTTGAATGACCCTGAGTTATTAGCTCCCCTACACTATCTTAGTTTTACCGTTACAGATGGAGGAGTGGCATTTGAGAAGGCACATAATTGCTCAATTTGGGAATATTTAGCTGAAAAGGAAGATGTTAATAAAATATTCCATGACGGATTAGCTTGCACGGCCAAAATTGCGTTTAGGGTTATCGCGACTGAGTATAAAGATGTGTTTGCATCGGTACAATCTGTTGTCGACGTGGGTGGTGGGACTGGAACGACGGCTCATGAGATAGTCAAGGCACATCCTCATATTAAAGCCATAAATTTTGATCTACCTCATGTTATTGCCATTGCACCGAAGTATGATGGTGTTACTCATGTTGTAGGGGATATGTTTAAGGCCATACCTAATGGTGATGTTGTCATCTTGAAG TCAATCCTACACGATTGGGACGATGATGATTGTGTGAAGATATTGAAAAATTGTCGAAAGGCAGTACCTGAAAAGACTGGAAAGATCATAATATTTGAACAATTAGTACAACAAGAAGGGGAAGGCCCAATTGATGATATAGTATATGCATCGGATTTATTGATGATCGCACATACCGGTGGAGGCAAGGAGAGAACCGAGGCACAATGCGAAACTCTCCTAAAAATAGCTGGATTTCCACGATATAGGTTCATTGGTAATCCTGGTTTGCCTTCTATTATTGAAGCCTATGTAGAATAA
- the LOC141601074 gene encoding uncharacterized protein LOC141601074 — MPRSHRSELVPFDSEPEKTFCARRNFWKEIRQAEDLITIDSAYVAFIAENPSLEKDTSTSAPTTIIATLASYSESTLASIPMGFKLPTTDDGTFEIRPSYINLVERNMFGGEAIEDPAKYMEKFVTYCCSIPLTAGVTQDEVKQVLFLFSLRDGAAEWLRDLDMETNAITDWNTLALAFYKRFQNNTTDASAWKLINEIATHTAEYGNPRGHNVAECMSTIEQQECSKSYSTAAARSEFVIYIIPQNRGNQPQGGYQRQNQGGQQMQFPQQTQNNDMSEIMAMLPQQITASQNQEALITQLMADNKMLDNQISQLSASSREPGTLPSQPEKPHDTANAIQLRSGLTYDGPEMSQVNDDLIIEELDVDTGGKFTDEDAVTPEKNKALCDLGGSVSVMPYSVCEKLNIGHLKVTNVTLQMTDRTVKRPLGVLEDAPVKIGKFFIPVDFIVLDMAEDTQIPIILGRPFLHIAWAIIDVKQGRLTLEVGDDKVIFNLASTLARPIYRGYMLCYRHFR, encoded by the exons atgcccaggtctcacAGGTCCGAGCTCGTACCCTTCGACTCTGAACCAGAAAAGACTTTCTGTGCTAGACGAAATTTTTGGAAGGAGATCCGTCAAGCAGAAGACTTGATTACGATTGACTCCGCCTACGTCGCTTTCATTGCGGAAAATCCATCTTTAGAGAAAGACACATCTACTTCTGCCCCTACTACGATCATAGCCACACTAGCAAGCTATTCAGAATCCACCCTTGCATCCATTCCTATGGGATTCAAGTTGCCAACCACCGATGATGGTACCtttgaaatccgtccgtcctataTTAACCTGGTAGAGCGAAACATGTTTGGAGGAGAAGCTATTGAGGATCCTGCCAAATATATGGAGAAGTTCGTTACATACTGTTGCTCAATCCCTTTGACTGCCGGGGTAACGCAGGACGAAGTAAAACAAGTTCTATTTCTTTTTTCTCTGCGAGATGGTGCTGCAGAGTGGTTGCGTGATTTAGACATGGAAACAAATGCTATTACTGACTGGAATACACtcgctcttgcattctacaagag GTTTCAGAACAACACTACTGATGCCAGTGCTTGGAAATTGATTAATgagatagctactcacactgctgagtatggtaaccccagag GGCATAATGTAGCTGAATGTATGAGTACGATAGAACAG CAAGAATGTTCTAAATCCTACTCCACCGCCGCCGCAAGGTCAGAATTTGTCATATATATTATCCCTCAAAATCGTGGAAATCAACCACAAGGTGGTTATcagaggcaaaatcaaggaggtcaaCAGATGCAATTCCCTCAACAAACTCAAAATAATGACATGTCTGAAATTATGGCCATGCTACCACAACAGATAACGGCTTCACAGAATCAAGAGGCCCTAATTACTCAATTAATGGCAGATAATAAGATGTTGGACAATCAAATTTCCCAATTATCCGCTTCAAGTAGAGAACCGGGTACGTTACCATCTCAACCTGAAAAGCCGCATGACACTGCTAATGCGATACAGCTAAGAAGTGGTCTTACATACGATGGACCAGAGATGTCCCAGGTCAATGACGACCTCATAATTGAGGAATTAGATGTGGATACGGGAGGAAAGTTCACTGACGAAGATGCTGTAACGCCTGAAAAAA ATAAAGCTTTATGTGATTTGGGTggcagtgtcagtgtcatgccctattcggTTTGCGAGAAACTGAATATAGGGCATCTTAAAGTTACCAACGTGACCCTACAGATGACTGACCGGACAGTTAAGCGACCTCTAGGTGTATTAGAGGATGCCCCTGTTAAGATAGGTAAATTTTTCATACCTGTTGATTTCATTGTGTTAGATATGGCTGAAGATACTCAGATTCCTATAatcttgggtagaccatttttgcATATAGCATgggctattattgatgtcaaacagggACGCTTGACTCTCGAGGTAGGGGATGATAAGGTGATATTTAATTTGGCTAGCACGCTGGCTAGGCCTATATATAGAGGATATATGTTATGCTATAGACATTTTAGATGA